In a genomic window of Streptomyces koelreuteriae:
- a CDS encoding histidinol-phosphate transaminase yields MTGIDDLPVRDELRGKSPYGAPQLAVPVRLNTNENPYPLPEPLVERIAERVREAARNLNRYPDRDAVELRTKLAAYLTETSGHEVGLADVWAANGSNEVIQQLLQTFGGPGRTAIGFEPSYSMHGLISRGTGTGWISGPRNEDFTIDLAAAEKAIAEHRPDVVFITTPNNPTGNAVPPETVLALYEAAQAAKPSMVVVDEAYIEFSHGDSLLPLIEGRPNLVVSRTMSKAFGAAGLRLGYLAAHPAVVDAVQLVRLPYHLSAVTQATALAALEHTETLLGYVEQLKAERDRLVRELRATGYEVVESDANFVQFGRFDGEGGSHTAWQKILDQGVLVRDNGIPGWLRVSAGTPEENDAFLDAVRALKKEQSQ; encoded by the coding sequence GTGACAGGCATCGACGATCTCCCCGTACGGGACGAGCTGCGCGGCAAGTCCCCCTACGGCGCGCCCCAGCTGGCCGTCCCCGTACGGCTGAACACCAACGAGAACCCCTACCCGCTGCCCGAGCCGCTGGTCGAGCGCATCGCCGAGCGGGTCCGTGAGGCGGCCAGGAACCTCAACCGCTACCCGGACCGGGACGCGGTCGAGCTGCGCACCAAGCTCGCCGCGTACCTCACGGAGACGTCCGGCCACGAGGTCGGCCTGGCCGACGTCTGGGCGGCCAACGGCTCCAACGAGGTCATCCAGCAGCTGCTGCAGACCTTCGGCGGGCCGGGCCGCACCGCGATCGGCTTCGAGCCGTCGTACTCGATGCACGGGCTCATCTCGCGCGGCACGGGCACGGGCTGGATCTCCGGGCCCCGTAACGAGGACTTCACGATCGACCTGGCGGCCGCCGAGAAGGCGATCGCCGAGCACCGGCCCGACGTCGTCTTCATCACCACCCCCAACAACCCCACGGGCAACGCGGTCCCGCCCGAGACGGTCCTCGCGCTGTACGAGGCCGCGCAGGCGGCCAAGCCGTCGATGGTCGTGGTCGACGAGGCCTACATCGAGTTCAGCCACGGCGACTCGCTGCTGCCGCTGATCGAGGGCCGCCCGAACCTCGTCGTCTCCCGCACCATGTCGAAGGCGTTCGGCGCGGCGGGCCTGCGCCTCGGCTACCTCGCCGCGCACCCGGCCGTCGTGGACGCCGTCCAGCTCGTCCGCCTGCCGTACCACCTCTCCGCCGTCACCCAGGCGACCGCCCTGGCCGCCCTGGAGCACACCGAGACGCTGCTGGGCTACGTCGAGCAGCTCAAGGCCGAGCGGGACCGGCTGGTGCGCGAACTGCGCGCGACCGGCTACGAGGTCGTCGAGTCCGATGCCAACTTCGTGCAGTTCGGGCGATTCGACGGCGAGGGCGGCTCGCACACGGCCTGGCAGAAGATCCTCGACCAGGGCGTCCTGGTCCGGGACAACGGCATCCCCGGGTGGCTGCGGGTGTCAGCCGGGACCCCCGAAGAGAACGACGCGTTCCTCGACGCGGTCCGTGCACTGAAGAAGGAGCAGAGTCAATGA
- the hisB gene encoding imidazoleglycerol-phosphate dehydratase HisB, giving the protein MSRTGRVERTTKETTVLVEIDLDGTGKTEISTGVGFYDHMLDQLGRHGLFDLTVKTQGDLHIDSHHTIEDTALALGAAFKQALGDKVGIYRFGNCTVPLDESLAQVTVDLSGRPYLVHTEPEKMAPMIGEYDTTMTRHILESFVAQAQIALHVHVPYGRNAHHIVECQFKALARALRYASERDPRAAGILPSTKGAL; this is encoded by the coding sequence ATGAGCCGCACCGGACGCGTGGAGCGGACGACCAAGGAGACCACGGTCCTCGTCGAGATAGACCTCGACGGCACCGGCAAGACGGAGATCTCCACCGGCGTCGGCTTCTACGACCACATGCTCGACCAGCTCGGCCGGCACGGTCTGTTCGACCTGACCGTGAAGACCCAGGGCGATCTGCACATCGACTCGCACCACACCATCGAGGACACCGCCCTCGCGCTGGGCGCCGCCTTCAAGCAGGCCCTCGGCGACAAGGTGGGGATCTACCGCTTCGGCAACTGCACGGTCCCGCTGGACGAGTCCCTCGCGCAGGTCACCGTCGACCTGTCCGGCCGCCCCTACCTCGTGCACACCGAGCCCGAGAAGATGGCGCCGATGATCGGCGAGTACGACACCACGATGACGCGGCACATCCTGGAGTCCTTCGTGGCCCAGGCCCAGATCGCGCTGCACGTGCACGTGCCCTACGGGCGCAACGCGCACCACATCGTGGAGTGCCAGTTCAAGGCCCTGGCCCGGGCCCTGCGCTACGCGTCCGAGCGTGACCCGCGCGCGGCCGGCATCCTCCCGTCCACGAAGGGCGCCCTGTGA
- the hisH gene encoding imidazole glycerol phosphate synthase subunit HisH, with the protein MSAPQKRVVVFDYGFGNVRSAERALARAGADVEITRDYDKAMNADGLLVPGVGAFASCMKGLREARGDWIVDRRLSGGRPVMGICVGMQILFARGIEHGVETDGLDEWPGSVEPLQADVVPHMGWNTVEAAPGSRLFDGLDADARYYFVHSYAVHDWSLETHNPTLEPPKVTWSTHGKPFVAAVENGALWATQFHPEKSGDAGAQLLNNWIGTL; encoded by the coding sequence TTGAGCGCCCCTCAGAAAAGGGTGGTCGTCTTCGACTACGGCTTCGGCAACGTCCGCTCCGCCGAGCGTGCCCTCGCCCGCGCGGGAGCCGACGTCGAGATCACCCGTGACTACGACAAGGCCATGAACGCCGACGGGCTGCTCGTCCCCGGCGTCGGCGCCTTCGCCTCCTGCATGAAGGGCCTGCGCGAGGCGCGCGGCGACTGGATCGTCGACCGCAGGCTCTCCGGCGGCCGCCCGGTCATGGGCATCTGCGTCGGCATGCAGATCCTCTTCGCGCGCGGCATCGAGCACGGCGTGGAGACCGACGGCCTCGACGAGTGGCCCGGCTCGGTCGAGCCGCTCCAGGCCGACGTCGTGCCCCACATGGGCTGGAACACCGTGGAGGCCGCGCCCGGCTCGCGGCTCTTCGACGGCCTGGACGCGGACGCCCGCTACTACTTTGTGCACTCCTACGCCGTCCACGACTGGTCGCTGGAGACCCACAACCCGACCCTCGAACCCCCCAAGGTGACCTGGTCGACGCACGGCAAGCCGTTCGTCGCGGCCGTCGAGAACGGCGCCCTGTGGGCCACGCAGTTCCACCCCGAGAAGTCCGGCGACGCCGGAGCGCAGCTGCTGAACAACTGGATCGGAACCCTCTGA
- the priA gene encoding bifunctional 1-(5-phosphoribosyl)-5-((5-phosphoribosylamino)methylideneamino)imidazole-4-carboxamide isomerase/phosphoribosylanthranilate isomerase PriA, whose product MSPKSSPKLELLPAVDVRDGQAVRLVHGESGSETSYGSPLEAALAWQRSGAEWLHLVDLDAAFGTGNNRELIAEVASAMDIKVELSGGIRDDDTLAAALATGCKRVNLGTAALETPEWVAKVIAEHGEKIAVGLDVRGTTLRGRGWTRDGGDLYETLARLDQEGCARYVVTDIAKDGTLQGPNLELLRNVCAATDRPVVASGGVSSLDDLRAIAELVPLGVEGAIVGKALYAKAFTLEEALEAVSS is encoded by the coding sequence ATGTCCCCGAAGTCCTCCCCGAAGCTCGAACTCCTCCCCGCCGTCGACGTCCGCGACGGCCAGGCCGTCCGACTGGTGCACGGCGAGTCCGGTTCGGAGACCTCCTACGGCTCCCCCCTGGAGGCCGCCCTCGCCTGGCAGCGTTCCGGCGCCGAGTGGCTGCACCTGGTCGACCTGGACGCCGCGTTCGGCACCGGGAACAACCGCGAGCTGATCGCCGAGGTCGCCAGCGCCATGGACATCAAGGTGGAGCTGTCCGGCGGCATCCGCGACGACGACACCCTCGCCGCCGCCCTGGCCACCGGCTGCAAGCGGGTGAACCTCGGCACGGCCGCCCTGGAGACCCCCGAGTGGGTCGCCAAGGTCATCGCCGAGCACGGCGAGAAGATCGCCGTCGGCCTCGACGTACGCGGCACCACCCTGCGCGGCCGGGGCTGGACCCGCGACGGCGGCGACCTCTACGAGACGCTGGCGCGCCTCGACCAGGAGGGCTGCGCCCGGTACGTCGTCACGGACATCGCCAAGGACGGCACCCTCCAGGGCCCCAACCTGGAGCTGCTGCGCAACGTCTGCGCCGCCACCGACCGCCCGGTCGTGGCCTCCGGCGGCGTGTCCTCGCTGGACGACCTGCGGGCCATCGCCGAGCTCGTCCCCCTCGGTGTCGAGGGAGCGATCGTAGGGAAGGCGCTGTACGCGAAGGCGTTCACCCTGGAAGAGGCCTTGGAGGCTGTGTCGTCATGA
- a CDS encoding RidA family protein: protein MTPRRVRSGSPWEESFGFARAVEAGDRVLVAGTTAFKGDVLYGEGDPYEQAKVAFTTALEAIAEFGLTPDSVIRTRMYLAHARDVDAAGRAHKELFDTVRPVTTLLVVEGFIDSRVLVSVEVEAYRGAVDS, encoded by the coding sequence ATGACCCCCCGGCGCGTGCGGAGCGGAAGTCCCTGGGAAGAGTCCTTCGGTTTTGCACGTGCCGTCGAGGCGGGCGACCGGGTGCTGGTCGCGGGTACGACCGCCTTCAAGGGCGATGTGCTCTACGGCGAGGGCGATCCCTACGAGCAGGCCAAGGTGGCCTTCACCACCGCCCTGGAGGCGATCGCCGAGTTCGGACTCACCCCCGACTCCGTGATCCGCACCCGGATGTATCTGGCCCACGCGCGGGACGTCGACGCGGCGGGCCGGGCCCACAAGGAACTGTTCGACACCGTGCGACCGGTCACGACCCTGCTGGTCGTGGAGGGGTTCATCGACTCCCGGGTCCTGGTGTCGGTCGAAGTGGAAGCGTATAGAGGAGCCGTGGATTCATGA
- the hisF gene encoding imidazole glycerol phosphate synthase subunit HisF, with product MTLAVRVIPCLDVDNGRVVKGVNFQNLRDAGDPVEMAKVYDAEGADELTFLDITASSGNRETTYDVVRRTAEQVFIPLTVGGGVRTAEDVDKLLRAGADKVGVNTAAIARPELIREIAERFGRQVLVLSVDARRTESGSFEVTTHGGRRGTGIDAVEWAHRAAELGAGEILLNSMDADGTKDGYDLEMIRAVRGHVTVPVIASGGAGKLTDFPPAVEAGADAVLAASVFHFGDLRIGEVKDTLREAGHPVR from the coding sequence ATGACCCTGGCGGTCCGAGTCATCCCCTGCCTGGACGTGGACAACGGCCGGGTCGTCAAGGGCGTCAACTTCCAGAACCTGCGCGACGCGGGCGACCCCGTCGAGATGGCCAAGGTGTACGACGCCGAGGGCGCCGACGAGTTGACGTTCCTGGACATCACCGCCTCGTCGGGCAACCGCGAGACGACGTACGACGTGGTGCGCCGCACCGCCGAGCAGGTCTTCATCCCGCTCACGGTCGGCGGCGGCGTCCGCACCGCCGAGGACGTGGACAAGCTGCTGCGCGCGGGCGCGGACAAGGTCGGCGTCAACACGGCGGCGATCGCCCGCCCCGAGCTGATCCGCGAGATCGCCGAGCGCTTCGGCCGGCAGGTCCTGGTCCTCTCGGTGGACGCCCGACGCACCGAGTCGGGCTCCTTCGAGGTCACCACCCACGGCGGCCGTCGCGGCACCGGCATCGACGCCGTCGAGTGGGCACACCGGGCCGCCGAGCTGGGCGCGGGCGAGATCCTGCTCAACTCCATGGACGCGGACGGCACGAAGGACGGCTACGACCTGGAGATGATCCGGGCCGTACGGGGCCACGTCACCGTCCCCGTCATCGCCTCCGGCGGCGCCGGCAAGCTGACCGACTTCCCGCCGGCCGTCGAGGCGGGCGCGGACGCGGTGCTGGCCGCCTCGGTCTTCCACTTCGGGGACCTGCGCATCGGCGAGGTCAAGGACACGCTGCGGGAGGCGGGTCACCCGGTGCGGTGA
- a CDS encoding TIGR03085 family metal-binding protein, whose product MSTHAKRERLLLADLLETAGPDAPTLCEGWTTRDLAAHVVVRERRPDAAGGILIKQLASRLDRVMAEYTGKPYEELIQLIRTGPPRFSPFSLKPVDEMSNIVEFYVHTEDVRRAQPDWSVRELDAVFQDALWSRLERTARLMGRGVPTGLVLRRPDGQTTVAQRGTPVVTVTGEPSELVLFSYGRQSAAKVDLDGDEDAIAKLHETKQLGI is encoded by the coding sequence ATGTCGACCCATGCCAAGCGTGAACGACTTCTCCTCGCCGATCTGTTGGAGACCGCGGGCCCGGACGCGCCCACTCTGTGCGAGGGCTGGACGACGCGGGACCTCGCCGCGCACGTGGTGGTGCGCGAGCGCCGCCCGGACGCCGCGGGCGGGATACTGATCAAGCAGCTCGCGTCGCGTCTGGACCGGGTGATGGCCGAGTACACCGGCAAGCCGTACGAGGAGCTGATCCAGCTCATCCGTACGGGCCCGCCGCGCTTCTCGCCCTTCTCCCTCAAGCCGGTCGACGAGATGTCGAACATCGTCGAGTTCTACGTCCATACGGAGGACGTCCGGCGCGCCCAGCCCGACTGGTCGGTGCGCGAGCTCGACGCGGTCTTCCAGGACGCCCTGTGGTCGCGTCTGGAGCGCACCGCCCGGCTGATGGGCCGCGGCGTCCCGACGGGCCTGGTCCTGCGCCGCCCCGACGGCCAGACGACGGTCGCGCAGCGCGGTACGCCGGTGGTCACGGTGACGGGCGAGCCGTCGGAGCTGGTCCTGTTCTCCTACGGCCGGCAGAGCGCGGCCAAGGTCGACCTGGACGGCGACGAGGACGCCATCGCCAAGCTGCACGAGACGAAGCAGCTCGGCATCTGA
- the hisI gene encoding phosphoribosyl-AMP cyclohydrolase: MTSKPSRLDPELAARLKHSADGLLPAIAQQYDTGEVLMLGWMDDEALHRTLTTGRCTYWSRSRREYWVKGDTSGHFQWVKSVALDCDADTVLVKVDQVGAACHTGARTCFDEDVLLKDGGSDAAAADQ, from the coding sequence ATGACCAGCAAGCCCAGCCGCCTCGACCCGGAGCTCGCCGCGCGCCTCAAGCACAGCGCCGACGGCCTCCTGCCCGCCATCGCCCAGCAGTACGACACCGGAGAGGTGCTCATGCTCGGCTGGATGGACGACGAGGCACTGCATCGCACCCTGACCACCGGCCGCTGCACGTACTGGTCCCGCAGCCGCCGGGAGTACTGGGTCAAGGGCGACACCTCCGGCCACTTCCAGTGGGTCAAGTCCGTCGCCCTCGACTGCGACGCCGACACCGTGCTCGTCAAGGTCGACCAGGTCGGCGCCGCCTGCCACACCGGAGCCCGCACCTGCTTCGACGAGGACGTCCTGCTCAAGGACGGCGGTTCGGACGCCGCCGCCGCGGATCAGTAG
- a CDS encoding anthranilate synthase component I has protein sequence MDLETFRKLATDRRVIPVTRKLLADGDTPVALYRKLAAERPGTFLLESAENGRSWSRYSFVGVRSAGALTTRDGQAHWLGTPPVGVPTDGDPLAALRATIEALHTPHQEGMPPFTGGMVGYLGYDIVRRLEKIGPGERDDLKLPELTMLLTSDLAVMDHWEGSVLLIANAINHNDLDTGVDEAYTDAIARLDAMEADLSRAVAQPPAVLPPSEVPEYSALWGGPDFQEAVEDIKERIRAGEAFQVVPSQRFETPCTASALDVYRVLRATNPSPYMYLFRFDGFDVVGSSPEALVKVEDGRAMVHPIAGTRWRGATPQEDQALADELLADPKERAEHLMLVDLGRNDLGRVCEPGSVEVVDFMSIEKYSHVMHIVSTVTGRVAPGRTAFDVLTACFPAGTLSGAPKPRAMQIIDELEPSRRGLYGGCVGYLDFAGDSDTAIAIRTALLRDGTAYVQAGAGIVADSDPVAEDTECRNKAAAVLRAVHTANRLGKA, from the coding sequence ATGGACCTCGAGACGTTCCGCAAGCTCGCCACCGACCGGCGGGTCATCCCCGTCACCCGCAAGCTCCTCGCCGACGGCGACACCCCGGTCGCGCTCTACCGCAAGCTCGCCGCCGAGCGCCCCGGCACCTTCCTGCTGGAGTCCGCCGAGAACGGCCGCTCCTGGTCCCGGTACTCCTTCGTCGGAGTCCGCAGCGCCGGCGCCCTGACCACGCGTGACGGACAGGCGCACTGGCTGGGCACCCCGCCCGTCGGCGTCCCCACCGACGGCGACCCGCTCGCCGCCCTGCGCGCCACCATCGAGGCCCTGCACACCCCGCACCAGGAGGGCATGCCGCCCTTCACCGGCGGCATGGTCGGCTACCTCGGCTACGACATCGTCCGCCGCCTGGAGAAGATCGGCCCCGGCGAGCGCGACGACCTGAAGCTGCCCGAGCTGACCATGCTCCTCACCAGCGACCTCGCCGTCATGGACCACTGGGAGGGCTCGGTCCTGCTGATCGCCAACGCGATCAACCACAACGACCTCGACACCGGCGTCGACGAGGCGTACACGGACGCCATCGCCCGCCTCGACGCCATGGAGGCCGACCTCTCGCGCGCGGTGGCCCAGCCGCCCGCAGTCCTGCCGCCCTCCGAGGTCCCCGAGTACTCCGCGCTCTGGGGCGGCCCCGACTTCCAGGAGGCCGTCGAGGACATCAAGGAGCGCATCCGGGCCGGCGAGGCCTTCCAGGTGGTGCCCTCCCAGCGCTTCGAGACGCCGTGCACCGCGAGCGCGCTGGACGTCTACCGGGTCCTGCGGGCCACCAACCCGTCGCCGTACATGTACCTGTTCCGCTTCGACGGGTTCGACGTCGTCGGCTCGTCCCCCGAGGCCCTGGTCAAGGTCGAGGACGGGCGGGCCATGGTCCACCCCATCGCCGGCACCCGCTGGCGCGGCGCCACCCCGCAGGAGGACCAGGCCCTCGCCGACGAACTCCTCGCCGACCCCAAGGAGCGCGCCGAGCACCTCATGCTCGTCGACCTCGGCCGCAACGACCTGGGGCGGGTCTGCGAGCCCGGCTCGGTCGAGGTCGTCGACTTCATGTCCATCGAGAAGTACTCGCACGTCATGCACATCGTCTCGACGGTGACGGGCCGCGTCGCCCCGGGCCGCACCGCCTTCGACGTCCTCACCGCCTGCTTCCCGGCCGGCACCCTCTCCGGCGCCCCGAAGCCCCGCGCCATGCAGATCATCGACGAACTCGAACCCTCCCGGCGCGGGCTCTACGGCGGCTGCGTCGGCTATCTCGACTTCGCGGGCGACTCCGACACCGCCATCGCCATCCGCACGGCCCTGCTGCGCGACGGCACCGCATACGTCCAGGCCGGCGCCGGTATCGTCGCCGACTCCGACCCGGTCGCCGAGGACACCGAGTGCCGCAACAAGGCGGCGGCGGTCCTGCGGGCCGTCCACACGGCGAACCGGCTGGGAAAGGCCTGA
- a CDS encoding TIGR02234 family membrane protein gives MGYVTAVPHPRSQASGSARAGRLSLAVALLCGALGAAVALLATRQSWSEGTTTVAGGAFPLTATGSDVTGVPAALAVVGLAALVAVFAVRRSGRVVVAALLALSGAGTVAAALLGASDSSALDEKAAEASGDTSATVGALSHTAWPYVAAVGGVLLLLAGLLALRYGRLWPAMSGRYERDGTPRPRRKAPAVDPDRPEDLWKALDRGEDPTGA, from the coding sequence GTGGGGTACGTGACTGCCGTACCGCACCCACGTTCCCAAGCCTCCGGATCCGCCCGGGCCGGTCGCCTGAGCCTCGCCGTCGCCCTGCTGTGCGGCGCGCTCGGCGCGGCCGTGGCGTTGCTCGCCACCCGGCAGAGCTGGTCGGAGGGCACCACGACGGTGGCCGGTGGCGCCTTCCCGCTGACCGCCACGGGCAGCGACGTCACCGGTGTGCCCGCGGCGCTCGCCGTGGTGGGCCTCGCCGCGCTCGTCGCCGTCTTCGCCGTCCGCCGGAGCGGCCGCGTCGTCGTGGCCGCCCTGCTGGCCCTCTCCGGCGCGGGCACCGTCGCCGCCGCCCTGCTCGGTGCCTCCGACAGCTCCGCACTCGACGAGAAGGCCGCCGAGGCCTCCGGCGACACCTCCGCCACGGTGGGGGCCCTCAGCCACACCGCCTGGCCCTACGTCGCGGCCGTCGGCGGCGTCCTGCTCCTGCTGGCCGGGCTGCTCGCCCTGCGCTACGGCAGGCTGTGGCCCGCGATGTCCGGCCGCTACGAGCGGGACGGCACGCCCCGGCCGCGCCGCAAGGCCCCCGCGGTCGACCCCGACCGGCCCGAGGACCTGTGGAAGGCACTCGACCGGGGCGAGGACCCGACCGGGGCGTAA
- a CDS encoding HGxxPAAW family protein, with amino-acid sequence MAGSSHGHTPAAWTGVTIAFIGFCVAGAFMVLDQPLGFWAGMVVVLLGGVVGAAMRAMGMGQPKDLHQPHAMTGDREPARAEG; translated from the coding sequence ATGGCGGGCAGCAGCCACGGTCACACCCCGGCCGCCTGGACCGGTGTCACGATCGCCTTCATCGGTTTCTGCGTCGCGGGCGCGTTCATGGTGTTGGACCAGCCGCTGGGCTTCTGGGCGGGCATGGTCGTCGTGCTGCTCGGCGGTGTCGTCGGCGCGGCCATGCGGGCGATGGGCATGGGCCAGCCCAAGGACCTGCACCAGCCGCACGCGATGACGGGCGACCGCGAGCCGGCGCGCGCCGAGGGCTGA
- a CDS encoding DUF2752 domain-containing protein encodes MRTVNTDSRRVTRGVASRLAVPAGVLAAVAAAFAYVGTVDPNEPGHYPVCPLLRYTGLYCPGCGGLRSAHAFVHGDLAAALQDNALAVLGYLGFAVLWTVWVVHAVRGRPLRFDPRPAQVWSLGALLLVFTVVRNLPFGGWLHP; translated from the coding sequence ATGCGTACCGTGAACACCGACAGCCGAAGGGTGACGCGCGGCGTCGCGAGCCGCCTGGCCGTCCCCGCCGGGGTGCTGGCCGCCGTCGCCGCCGCCTTCGCCTACGTGGGCACGGTGGACCCCAACGAACCGGGCCACTACCCCGTCTGCCCGCTGCTGCGCTACACCGGCCTGTACTGCCCCGGCTGCGGCGGACTGCGCAGCGCGCACGCCTTCGTCCACGGCGACCTCGCGGCGGCGCTCCAGGACAACGCGCTCGCCGTCCTCGGCTATCTGGGCTTCGCCGTACTGTGGACCGTATGGGTGGTCCACGCGGTCCGCGGGCGCCCCCTGCGGTTCGATCCCCGGCCGGCGCAGGTGTGGAGCCTCGGCGCGTTGCTGCTGGTCTTCACGGTTGTCCGGAACCTGCCCTTCGGTGGCTGGCTCCACCCTTGA
- the trpC gene encoding indole-3-glycerol phosphate synthase TrpC, producing the protein MSVLDEIIDGVRADLAERQARVSLDELKERAAKAPAAKDGAAALRGDGVKVICEVKRSSPSKGALAAIADPAGLAADYEAGGAAVISVLTEQRRFGGSLADLEAVRARVDIPVLRKDFVVTSYQLWEARAYGADVVLLIVAALDQPALESLIERAESIGLTPLVEVHDEDEVERAVDAGARVIGVNARNLKTLEVDRGTFERLAPEIPDHIIKIAESGVRGPHDLIAYANAGADAVLVGESLVTGKDPKTAVSDLVAAGEHPALRHGRS; encoded by the coding sequence GTGAGTGTGCTCGACGAGATCATCGACGGAGTCCGTGCCGACCTCGCGGAGCGGCAGGCGCGCGTCAGCCTCGACGAGCTCAAGGAGCGCGCGGCGAAGGCTCCCGCGGCCAAGGACGGCGCGGCGGCCCTGCGCGGCGACGGCGTCAAGGTCATCTGCGAGGTCAAGCGCTCCAGCCCGTCCAAGGGCGCGCTGGCCGCGATCGCCGACCCGGCCGGGCTCGCCGCCGACTACGAGGCGGGCGGCGCGGCCGTCATCTCGGTCCTCACGGAACAGCGGCGCTTCGGCGGCTCGCTCGCCGACCTCGAGGCGGTCCGCGCCCGTGTCGACATCCCGGTCCTGCGCAAGGACTTCGTCGTCACGTCGTACCAGCTCTGGGAGGCCCGGGCCTACGGCGCGGACGTCGTCCTGCTGATCGTCGCGGCCCTCGACCAGCCCGCCCTGGAGTCCCTCATCGAGCGCGCCGAGTCCATCGGGCTCACCCCGCTCGTCGAGGTGCACGACGAGGACGAGGTCGAGCGGGCGGTCGACGCGGGTGCCCGGGTGATCGGCGTCAACGCGCGCAACCTCAAGACCCTCGAGGTCGACCGCGGCACCTTCGAGCGTCTGGCCCCCGAGATCCCCGACCACATCATCAAGATCGCAGAGTCGGGCGTCCGCGGTCCCCACGACCTCATCGCCTACGCCAACGCCGGCGCCGACGCAGTCCTGGTCGGCGAGTCCCTCGTCACCGGCAAGGACCCCAAGACGGCGGTCTCCGACCTGGTGGCAGCGGGCGAACACCCCGCACTCCGGCACGGCCGAAGCTGA
- the trpM gene encoding tryptophan biosynthesis modulator TrpM, protein MTLTMTTVDRYARLARGCRPRGCRAPARRVHGRRVRYVIGDEPGQVNGMRWQDFRGAGNCATSHVRPAAA, encoded by the coding sequence ATGACTCTCACCATGACGACCGTGGACCGGTACGCCCGCCTCGCGCGCGGCTGCCGCCCCCGCGGCTGCCGAGCCCCGGCCCGCCGGGTCCACGGCCGCCGCGTGCGGTACGTCATCGGTGACGAGCCCGGGCAGGTCAACGGCATGCGATGGCAGGACTTCAGGGGCGCGGGGAACTGCGCGACCAGCCACGTCCGGCCCGCAGCCGCCTGA